In one Brassica oleracea var. oleracea cultivar TO1000 chromosome C9, BOL, whole genome shotgun sequence genomic region, the following are encoded:
- the LOC106314459 gene encoding probable inorganic phosphate transporter 1-3 — MPEKQLGVLKALDVAKTQLYHFTAILIAGMGFFTDAYDLFCVSLVTKLLGRIYYFNPLSDKPGSLPPHVAGAVNGAALCGTLAGQLFFGWLGDKLGRKTVYGITLIMMTLCSIGSGLSFGNKATGVMTTLCFFRFWLGFGIGGDYPLSATIMSEYANKKTRGAFIGAVFAMQGVGILAGGFVALVVSSIFDMKFPAPTYEVDRVLSTPPQADYVWRIIVMFGALPAVLTYYWRMKMPETARYTALVAKNIKQATQDMSKVLQIQLEVEERAADIMKDPRLSYGLFSKEFAKRHGLPLLGCTTTWFLLDIAFYSQNLFQKDIFSGIGWIPKASTMNAIHEVFKIARAQTLIALCSTVPGYWFTVAFIEIMGRVAIQLMGFFMMTVFMFAIAFPYDHWTKPENRLGFVVMYSLTFFFANFGPNATTFIIPAEIFPARLRSTCHGISAATGKAGAIVGAFGFLYAAQPQDKTKTDAGYPPGIGIKNSLITLGVINFVGMLFTFLVPEPKGKSLEELSGENEVGK, encoded by the exons ATGCCTGAAAAGCAACTAGGAGTGCTTAAGGCACTTGATGTTGCGAAGACGCAACTGTACCATTTCACGGCGATTCTCATTGCTGGAATGGGTTTCTTTACTGATGCCTACGATCTCTTCTGTGTCTCTCTGGTGACCAAACTCCTTGGCCGCATCTA CTACTTCAATCCACTGTCAGACAAGCCTGGCTCACTTCCCCCTCACGTTGCGGGAGCGGTCAATGGTGCGGCTCTTTGTGGAACCCTTGCTGGTCAGCTCTTCTTCGGATGGCTCGGTGACAAGCTTGGAAGAAAAACAGTGTATGGTATCACTTTGATCATGATGACTTTGTGCTCCATCGGTTCGGGTCTCTCCTTCGGTAACAAAGCCACGGGTGTCATGACCACCCTCTGCTTCTTCAG GTTTTGGCTGGGATTTGGTATTGGAGGTGACTACCCTCTTTCTGCGACTATTATGTCTGAATACGCCAACAAGAAGACTCGTGGTGCTTTCATCGGTGCGGTATTTGCTATGCAAGGTGTTGGTATATTAGCTGGAGGTTTTGTGGCACTTGTAGTATCTTCTATATTCGACATGAAGTTTCCAGCACCAACCTATGAAGTTGATAGGGTTCTCTCAACGCCTCCTCAGGCTGATTACGTTTGGCGAATCATCGTCATGTTTGGTGCTCTACCCGCAGTCTTGACTTACTACTGGCGCATGAAAATGCCAGAGACCGCTCGGTACACTGCCTTGGTCGCAAAAAACATCAAACAAGCCACACAAGATATGTCCAAGGTCTTACAAATACAACTTGAGGTGGAGGAAAGAGCGGCGGATATCATGAAAGACCCCAGACTTAGCTATGGCTTGTTCTCCAAGGAATTCGCCAAACGACATGGTCTTCCACTACTCGGATGTACAACCACATGGTTCTTGCTTGACATTGCCTTTTACAGCCAAAACCTGTTCCAAAAGGATATCTTCTCGGGTATCGGATGGATCCCAAAGGCATCCACTATGAACGCCATCCATGAGGTTTTCAAGATTGCTAGGGCTCAAACTCTCATCGCGCTCTGTAGTACTGTCCCTGGTTACTGGTTTACGGTTGCGTTTATTGAGATCATGGGAAGAGTCGCGATCCAGCTGATGGGATTCTTCATGATGACTGTCTTTATGTTTGCCATTGCCTTCCCTTATGATCACTGGACCAAACCGGAGAATCGTTTAGGGTTCGTGGTTATGTACTCTCTCACTTTCTTCTTTGCCAATTTTGGACCAAACGCAACCACTTTCATTATACCGGCTGAGATATTCCCAGCTAGGCTAAGATCCACGTGCCATGGGATATCGGCCGCAACAGGTAAGGCTGGAGCCATCGTGGGAGCTTTTGGGTTCCTATACGCAGCTCAGCCACAGGACAAGACCAAGACGGACGCAGGATATCCACCGGGAATTGGAATCAAGAACTCACTGATCACGCTTGGTGTCATCAACTTCGTCGGTATGCTCTTCACCTTCCTTGTCCCTGAGCCCAAAGGAAAATCCCTCGAAGAACTATCCGGTGAGAATGAGGTTGGGAAATGA